DNA from Candidatus Scalindua japonica:
ATAGAGAGAAGAGGTGAGCTATATAAAATGAATGCGGAGGTTATGGGAAAAGCCCATTTTGTTCTGCAGGTTCTGGAAAAAGAGTGGGGTGCATGGGAGTACAACATGAAAAAGGGGGGTGTATATTTTGAATCTAAGAGGGCCGTTATAGAATTCAATAGCACAATGGAACAGATTGGAGTTCTTGTGCGGAAGATTAAGGAGTTACAGCTTACGATTCTAGAAACCCAGTCAGGTGAAAATGGATAGTACCATTGGCGTATACTTTATTTATCATTACTTTAATAAAATAACAAAATATTTTTACATTTTCCCCAGTATAACAATAGTCTTACAATTTTAATCTTGCTTAACAGGCTGTCCGAAAATAACCAAAAACACCTTTTTTGTCATTCTGGATTTATTTCAGAATCTAGAATAAGAAATTAAATTTCACCTCCTATGTGTTTAATTTATAAGTTATGGGAATTACAATTCTTACTTCAACCGGTGGTGGAGGAAATGGAGAAGCCTTTCTGACAGCTTGTTCAGCATTATCATCCAGGATTGAGAAACCTGAACTTTTATTTACCTTAATACCTTTTACATTCCCGTCCAGGCAGACAATGAATGATAGTATGACATCACCTTCCATAGACATCTTTCGCGCTTTGTAAGGATATGATATATTTATACGAATTATTTTGTTTATGTAATCAAAATGTTCCTTGATATATCGGTTTTCAGAACTCTGATTTAATTCATGCTGCATTCTATCTGATTTTGAAATCCCTCCTGATTGTCCAGCATTTACAACACTTTTGGGTTTACACGTGGTTTCTGTAACAGCTTGCTTTACTTTTTCTGTTACCTCAACAGCCTTTGCAGGTACTCTTTTTTTCGTCTTGACTACCCTCTCCTGTTTGACATTGTCAGGCACTGGCAACTCTTCTTTTATCACAACATTCGCTTTAATCTCTTTGGAATCTTGAGTGGCCGTATTATTTTTCTGTATTTGCGGTTGTTTAGTATTAATCTCCTTTTGCGTTTTAAAGTATTCAGCGCTATAATTTACTTCCTGATTTTCCTTTTCTACTATTTCTTCTTCCACCTTGTTTTTAGTTTCCTGTTTAACGATGGCAGGGATTGATGCCTCGTTTTTTATAGTCTCTGCCGTTTCCATTCTGTTTTTATCGGCCTCTTGTTTGCCTGTTTTTATGATATTTGTTACATTAAACTCCAGGACCACTTTCATGTTTTGCTGTGCAACCGGTTTCTTAATATAAAAAGGCCAGGGCCACAAGCAGAATGTGAATAAAAATAGAGATAACAAACCCTGGTTTATGGTAATTCATTTGTTTCCTTTTTTTGGGTATAATAATCAATACAAATCAGGTTCTATGGGGGCGAAAGATAATCCTTCGACTCCCGGCCCGCGCCGCATCGGACGGGGAGTCGAAGTGTAATCAATATTGAACTTTCTATACATAAACAATAATGTTAAGCTGTTTTTTTCCGCATCCTCATTTCAATACTTCTGTCTGCAGGGTCACTTTTTCAAAACCGGTATTTTTAACGGTATCAAGGACGTCCACAAATGCCTGTAAGACAATATTTTTATCAGCTCTTATTGTCACTGGTGTTGTTTTGTCAAATGAGTTGATAGATTCTTTAAGGCCATTTATATCTACCGGTTTGGAGTTCAAGTATATTCTTTCTTCTCTATCTATCTCTACGATCAGCGATTCTATAGACTTCGATTGTTTCTCTGATGCTCCCGGCAATTGGATAGGCAACAGTTCGGCCTTTATAAAAGTAGAGGTAGTAAGGACTATGGTCAGCAGCACAAGCATAATGTCTACAAACGGAATAATATTTATTGAATTAAACTCCTCATCTTCCATCATTGTTAATCTCCCACTCCATCAAGATGACCTTTGCCTTTCTCAGGAGAAAGTTGTGTAGAGCTACGGAAGGAATCGCAACAAGCAGGCCGATTGCCGTGGCCTTGAGAGCGAGAGCAAGTCCAGTCATAATCTTGCCTGTTTCCATATACCCTTCTTCTCCTATATTGTAGAAGGTAAACATTATACCCAATACCGTACCCAGTAAACCGATGTAAGGGGCGTTGCTGCCGATAGTGGCAATTAAGTGGATTTTCCTCGTAAGCGCGAGTTCCAGTGATTTTCTCTTAATGAAATCGTCTGATCTAATATTCCTGTATACCAGGAATCTTTCCATTGCAATAGAAAGAGATACAATACTCATAAAGATCAGGAACCCGATGATTCCATAGTCAACAAACAATTTAGTTAATTCCATTACGCCTCCTGTATTTAGTTAATTCCTTGCCTGTCATTAGCAGGGTAGAGTATCTCCGTTTCACTCAGAATGTCATCATAGTAACAAATGTGTCATTTTCTGCCGGAAGACGGGTGAGCGAAACGGAAAATATAACTTGTTTAAAATGTGAAATCTACTCCGACAAATTACAATCTTTATACATAAGGAGCATATAACTCATGTTTATAAAAAAATTCAGCGTAAGTCAAAACGTGATATCCATCGTGATCCAGACGCTTCGACCAGGTTCTTTTACCTGGACCTGGTCGACGTCAAAGGCATTGCTCAGGTTCAGATGTTTAGCGTAGTTTTGTCGAATAGATTATCTACACCGAATTTTATCCTGGCTCCCATGTCAAATGTGTAAGAACCATACAGATCTGCTACAGCATATCCCGGTGTTTTTCTCGCATCAAGACCGCTGCCAATACTCGTGGTATCATCCACCCGGCTCTGTCTATTCACCATGAGAACCTTGCCACCTACACTCCAGTTCCTCTTTTTATAGTCAGTGGTCACAGATACTTCCAATGGAGGAATCTGCGCTAATGGGCGGTCTTCCCTGAGGTTTTCTCCATATACGTAAGCCAGAGAAGCCCCGCTGAATAAATGTTCTGTCCAATATCTGTTTAACGATATTTCACTGCCAATGAGGTAGGCGCTTACATTCCGGTAAATGGTGGCATTGTTACCTGCAGCACTGGCACCGTGATCCCGAGTTCTCATGATAAAATCACTGATCCGGTTGTAATAGACATTGGAATCAAATCCCCATGATTCTGTTTTGCACCTGGTGCCTATCTCTATCTGATGGTGTTTCTCCGGGTCAATAAAAGGGTTGCCTACCCATCGGCTGCTTTCTGTCATGTTGTTGTTGGAAGCCATATAGCGCTCTGTGGCATCAGCAGTCCTTACACTACGACTCAACGTCGTGTAAAATGTCCCTTTGCCTTGCAGATAATCCTGTTCAAAGCGCACCATACCACTGATATTATTCTCGATTTCTGACCTAGAACTCCCACCGTAGTATATCGTATAAAGCCCGGAGGCGCTAAGCTTGGCTAGCATACCCAAGGTATCTGTCGGAGTCCTGTCTGCTTTGTCGGCGGTTGCCCTGACATGATCATAGCGCAAGCCGATCTTAATGCGTCTGTTATAACTCATGATCCATTCCGATTCTCCGTATAGCCCGATAGTCTGGAGCCTTACATCAGGCCAGAGAAAAGAATTAATAGCATTCACATTATCGCGAGCATTGCCCCGGTAGCGAACAGCGTCCCGTTTATTGCTCTGGTAATCAATACCAAAATTGGTCAGAAAATCACCATGTACGGCATCAAAATCAAGTCGCCCACTCAAAGTATCGGATGTGGATGGTGCCTTCATATGCATCATGGCCATGGGAGGGGTGCGTAAGCTATAGTTGTCCATCTGATGTTTCAGGTCTGAGTAGGAAACCCTTCCCGACACCTTTTGTATTGCACCAAAAGATAGACCACGATTGAATTTTAATCGGTAGACATCATGTAGTGTATAAGGCGAGTCCATGCCAGCCCCGGCAAAGTAAACATCATCGGTATCTGTTGCCTCATAGCCGAACTCAACCCTGGTTTCATCGTCCGGAGTCCAACCCAACATCACATTTCCCGTAGACACTTCATATGCTGATCGAACTGAATGTCCGTCACCGTCTTCGTAGTTCTCGCTGTTGTCATAGTTACCGATAATACGGAGATATCCCTGGGTATTTCCAACAGACAGATCGGCAAATCCTTCACGTCCGTCAGCATTGCCGCGATACCCACCGCCAGCTCTGCCTCGATACCATTCTCCTTCTGTAAAACGTTCTGTGTTGCGTTTGAACAGTACAGTGCCTCCACTGCCACCGCCACCCTGCTGAACGGTCTGAAATCCTTTGATCACTTCCACTTCATCATAAGTTTCGGAAGGGCCATAGGAACTGGGCGGGTCCATGCGGTTTGGACAACCGCCATGAACGTAGGCACCATCCAACAGAATGTTCAGGCGGTTATGGGACTGTCCCCGAACGACTGGGTCAACGCCGTGACCACCCATACGGGCGGAAGAGATGCCTGGAATAGTTGTCAGCAGATCACCGCCATCAGACACAGGTCCCTTTGCTCGTTCACTAATGATCAGCCGGGACCTGGCAGGTTCAGAAATTTGAGTGTCTTCAACAATAATAGGCTCCATTTTAATAATAGTCTCTCTGTTGTCTGTCGTGTTTTCAGCCCAAACCGGCATTAGCCATAGTAAAAACAGCGCAGACAGTACAAGTGATTTCTTCATAATTTCTTTCCTCTCGTTTTTATTAGAAAACAGGAATGAGCATGTGCAATAATACAATTTGCGTGCATGTACAGGTTATCGCTTTAAAGAGATCTTCGTCTCTGAATTTAATACAGCGTGCAATCCTGAAAGTGTATATACTGCCGCATAAACATTCTTGTAAGTTTAGAAAACTCTGTGTGATTTCTGGTATGTCTATCCAATCTGATGATATCGCTCTCAACAATGGGGTATGGTCGATTTACATACCCTTCCCAGTTCCTGTACCTATTCCTCTGTATTCATATTATGATAGGCCAGGATTATCTGTATGAGTCACAGTGCAAAATAAATGCAACATGGTACCTGCATTTGCCCTGAAGCAAAAGAAATTCTGCAGGTAAGTTGATAAAACAAAATTTCTATTGATGCGGCATAAAAAACTTGAGTGTCATTGTTATTAGTCAGATGTAGTGTATGAAGACAATCCTTTCATACAGCTTCCATAACAGAAAACATCCAGAGGATTTTTCAATTGATGATATTGGAATAATGACATGACACTGCCGTCTACACGCCTTATCTTATTTATTCAGCGAATTTATTGTTTCACGATATTATTTGATGGACTTTATGCAAGATGGCGTGGTGGTTTATCCGGCGGAGATATTTTTATGGATGCCGGAAAAACTCTCTGCTGTTTGTCTATAAAATGAAGCATGGGTAGATCTGGTGGAGTGATACCATCCTCGGGAATGGTAACATTATATGAAAATGAAGAAAGCTGGTCAGGAAACCCTGCACATCCCAGACTCTTAATGAATGTGGAGAATATACCTTGATAATTCTCCTTAAGCAAACTTTTCCCTTCAGTGGCATTGATATCTATTGCACAGCAACAACTGCTTATGCTATGCGGTTCAGGATTACATTTACAAATATGAGATTCAGGATGTAACGCGACACTCTTATTATGAATAACAGTGCTGAAGCCCGGCGCAAAGAGGTTTACGAGCAGACACATTGAGATGACAATGCTGACAAAAGATGAGGACAGTATATATTTATTAGTTTTTGACAATAATAATTTATCTTTCATCATGGTTGCTGAAACGTTACAAAGAAGCTCGTTAGCTCCGGAAAGTATTACCTGCAACGGCCATATAAAACTGAACTTTCATTTTTCAGAGGGTACAATTTACTACTTTATATGAAAATTGTAAAGAAATAATTCATTTAAGAGAAAGAGAGATCATGTGTCATATTAATTTTCCCAGTGGTTTCCGTCTTTGAAATCTCTCTTTACATAATACAGAAATATGATATCCTTCTTCTTGGATTAGTTAAAATCATTATGCAAGAATGGATAGACACTGCAAAAGAGTTTAATCGTCCAATCCCGGAAGTGAAGGGGGCGTTTAATATAATATGCCTGACAGATTAGCCAATTGACAGCATCTGAAGAGCAGAGAACCCTTTTTATCAGATTACTGTCTACGACACGGGTGACTCTTAAGACTTGAATAATAAGCTTTCTAGCTTCGAAACCATCTCAAAATTTTGCTTGCAGCAGCCTGGCAAAGTATTACAATTGACTGGTGGAAAAACGAAGGAATTTGTTTGATATATTTAATTATATATTCAATTAGATTCTCTGCTAAAATGAATGCATTTACAATTCCGTTATCTTTTTTGAAAATAAAATTCTATGAAAATTGCAGTTGTCTATAATCGAGAAAGTCAGAAGGTAATCAACCTTTTTGGTATTCCTAACCGTGAAAAATATGGATTAAAGGCCATAAAACGTATCACAGACTCTTTAAAAAAGGGTAAACACCAGGCTATCGCTTTAGAAGGTGATAAAGATTTGATTGATAATCTGGAAGAATTCATGCCGAGAGTATTGAAAGGCGAACAACCTGGCATGGTGTTTAACCTGTCCTATGGCATTCAAGGCCAGGCCAGATATACACACGTACCCAGCATATTAGAAATGATCGGTATTCCCTATGTCGGTTCAGGACCACTGGCACACTCACTTGCTCTGGACAAAGTAGTTGCCAAAATGATGTTTGTGCAAAACAACTTGCCAACACCTCCATTTGCGGTAGTTACCAATCCGGACTTTGAGATGCCGGATTTGGCTTTTCCGCTTATTGTGAAACCTAAAAATGAAGCGGTGTCATTAGGAATAAAGATCGTTAATAGTGAACAGGAACTTAGGGATGCTACCCAGGTTATTTTTGATGCATTCAGCCAACCAGTCCTGGTAGAAAGTTATATTGAAGGCAGGGAAATAAACGTTGGCATTCTGGGAAATAACCCGCCTTTAGTATTTGAACCTGCGGAAATTTGTTTTGGTGAAAGTGGGCCAAAAATTTACACCTATGAAGACAAAACCAGAAACTCCGGACGTGAAATATCTGTCATTTGTCCGGCACCCATCGAAGCTGGCCTGGCCGCCAGGGCACAACAAATAGCGATAGATGCATTCACGACATTAGGTTGTTATGACTGTGCGCGAGTGGATATGAGGATTGATAGTCAAAATAATTTATATATTCTGGAAATAAACAGCTTGCCAAGTTTAGGAGAACACGGATCTTATGTTGCCGCAGCAGAACACATGGGAATGGATTTTTCTGCTTTAGTAAACCGACTGGTGGACGTTGCGAGCGCCCGTTATTTTGATACACCAAACCCTCCCGAAGTTACCGGTAAAAACCAACCTTCTGATAAAGCTGCGTTTGGTTTCCTGACCAATCGAAGAGATCAAATGGAGAAACAGGTACAACAATGGTGCCAGATATCCAGCCGTACCAATGATCCTATTGGGATCCAGATTGCATATAATGAACTCGATAAAAAGCTGAATGAACTGGGACTCAAACAAGCGCCGGAATATAGCGATGACCCGCATGTCTGGGTATGGCAGACACCTGCCGGTCTGGAAAAAGGTACCTTGCTGATTGGTCAACTTGATGTACCCTTGGACATAGGTATTTCTACTGAGCCTTTTCGAAGAGACCCGGAATGTTTGCATGGTGAAGGTGTTGGCTCGTCCCGTGCGCCATTGGTTATGCTTGAGTATGCGCTGAAAGCCTTAAAATTCTGTCGCCAGCTTAAGCATACCCATTTGGGGATTATGTATTATGCAGATGAAGGTAATGATACCCGCTATAGTTCTACGGCAATTTCAAAAGTCACCGGTCTTGCTAAACAGGTGCTCGTATTGAACCCGGGTAACATAGAGGATAAAATAGTTACCAAACGTCGGGGACAACGGAAATATCGTTTGACCGTCGAAGGAAAATCATTAAAACTGGGACAACCTTCAAAAACCCCTGATATAATGTTATGGCTATTTAGTAAACTTGAAAAAATATCCAGACTCTCTTCCAGTAAAGATAGGATCGCTATTGCTGCAGTTGACTTTCATACCAAATCATTCCCAATGTTACTTCCCCATCGTATTACAGCAACATTGCAGATGTCGTTTCCTGATATTAGGACGGCAAATAAAACAGAAGAGGCAATTCACGAAATACTTAAGGACAAAAGTGTACGCTGGAATTTAGCCATGTTATCGAGTAGGCCGGCAATGAAGGATAGAAGAGTGAATGCCAGATTGATTAATTCCTTACAATCTGTTGCCGATCATTGGGAAATTCCACTTGGTAAAGAAGCTTCACTTATACCCTCGGTTGCCGGTTTAGTGCCCACAAACATTCCGGTAGTTTGTGGTATAGGCCCTGTGGCTACTAAAATACATACTTCACAGTCAGCAGTTCAACGTATCAGTCTGGTCCAGAGAACATTACTACTAACAGAGTTCCTGATAAACACTATTGAGAAATAAGCATGATACCTGTTTATAATAAGAACGCCGATACCGAGTTATTAGAACTTGGTAATCGTCGCCTGACTAAACCACAAAAAGTGTCAGTATCCAAATACGGTATGGTGTCAACTGCTCACTACCGCGCCACTGAACTGGCATTTGATGTATTAAATGCCGGCGGCAACGCTATGGACGCAGCAGTGACTGCGGCGTTTGCGTTGGGCGTTTGCGAACCTGCAGCTTCCGGCCTGGGCGGTCAAACCATGATGTTGTTTTACGATGCGCAAAGCCGCAAAAAAATTGCCCTGGACGGCTCTTCAAGAGCTCCTCATAGAATCGTTCCAGGAGAATCAAATAAATCAGAACTTCTCAGGGGATACAACGCAAGCACCGTTCCCAGCACCCCGGCGGTACTGGCCTATGCTCTAAAAAATTATGGAAGCTTAACTCTGAAAGATGTATTAGGTCCTGTCGTTGATTTAGCGAAAAAAGGATATGAAATATCCCAATTACAATATGATTTGACTAAACGTGAACTGAAACATTTACGCAACAATACTGCGGCACCACTGTTTCTGAAGAAAGGTAAACATCCTTACCCTGTTGGGTCATTATTCAAACAGGAGAAGCTGGCCGGGACTCTCGAAAGAATGGCTACGGCAGGTATTGAGGATTTCTATCTTGGTGATATAGCGCAGATGATTAAGGCTGACATGATAGCGAATGACGGACTTATTCAGGCTGATGATCTTGCTCAAATTCCATGGCCGGTAGAACGCAGACCGCTTACTACAAGCTTTGAAAATACCCGTGTGTTTACTATGTGCCCTCCCGGAGCGGGTAGGGTTTTAATAGCAATGTTAAATATACTGTCCCAGTTTTCGCCGAAACAGAGGGACCCGGACACGCCACGAGGGGCACTATTGCTGGCAAATGTCATTCGGCAGACAAATCTTGATCGCCAGGACCGCCCTATTGAACCGAATTTGTACCATCAAATTGACAATGAACATATGGGAAGGCCCGAGTATGCACAACGTAATGCAAAAAAAATAAAAAAGAAATTGAAAGGTAAGGGTGAAACGACTCATTTATCTGTTGTTGATCGTTACGGTAATGCAGTCTCCCTTACACAGTCAATTGAACGCGTATACGGTTCATTCTGCGCGTCAGCAGAACTTGGTTTTCTCTACAATAATTATATGAGCGCTTTTGAGTACAATGATATCACCCACCCTTATTATTTACGGCCTAATGCGGTGCCATGGGCGAGTGTTTCTCCAACCATCTTCTTTCGGGGAAGAAAGCCGTGGCTGGTTATCGGCTCTCCGGGAAGTGAGCGTATTGCATCAACAATTATTCAAGTATTATTGAGACTTGACAAACATTCTCCCTATGAAGCTGTCGCCGCACCGAGACTTTTTTGTTCTCTAAAAGGTAAGGTATCACTGGAAGCAAGCCGTATGAGGGATGATATAACTGATATGTTAGCTTCTAAAGGCTTTGAAATCGATGTTCGTGATCCATATTCTTTCTACTTAGGCTGTGTACAAATGATCATGCGTAGCAGGAGAGGTGAATATATTGGAGTAGCCGACCCTCGACGTGATGGTTCCGCGAAAGGGCCTAGACTGTGAACAAACTACCTCTTTTAATATCCGTACCACATGCAGGATTAGCCATTCCACCGGAAGTAGAACCATTCAATCTTCTGACGTCTGACCAGATTATTGCGGATGGAGATGAAGGGGCAAGGGAAATCTATGCCATTGAAGAATTGGTCAATAAATTTATTACTACGGATATTGCCAGGGCTTTTGTTGACATGAACCGGAAAGAAAATGATTTTTCCAGAGACGGTGTGGTAAAAACCCATACCTGTTGGAGTGAACCCGTGTATAAATCACCATTGTCATCGGAAATAATTAAACTATTACTGGAACGCTATTACTTCCCCTACCATCGGCAGCTTATAGATGCTGCCGATAAGGATATTATACTTGCGATTGACTGCCATACCATGGCATCCGCAGGCCCACCTGTTGGCCCAGACCATGGGTCTGTGCGTCCAATGGTTTGCTTGAGTAATGCAGATGGTACTTGCCATGAAGAGTGGTTCTATTTATTAGCCGATTGCCTGAGTGAGACTTTTTGTTGCGAGGTATCCCTCAACAAACCTTTCAAGGGAGGATATATAATCAGGCGTCATTCCAGGGAAATTTCCTGGTTACAATTGGAGTTGTCCCGTAATCCCTCTTTATCTATTGAATACAAAAGAAATGCAGTAATATCCGCTTTGAAAAAATGGTGCAAGACGGTTACAAAATCGTAGAAATTCTGTATTGCCTGTAAGGAGAATATTTCATGCTTTAAACGCTTTACTTTGTCATATTCATCAGCAGTTCTTACT
Protein-coding regions in this window:
- a CDS encoding energy transducer TonB → MKVVLEFNVTNIIKTGKQEADKNRMETAETIKNEASIPAIVKQETKNKVEEEIVEKENQEVNYSAEYFKTQKEINTKQPQIQKNNTATQDSKEIKANVVIKEELPVPDNVKQERVVKTKKRVPAKAVEVTEKVKQAVTETTCKPKSVVNAGQSGGISKSDRMQHELNQSSENRYIKEHFDYINKIIRINISYPYKARKMSMEGDVILSFIVCLDGNVKGIKVNKSSGFSILDDNAEQAVRKASPFPPPPVEVRIVIPITYKLNT
- a CDS encoding ExbD/TolR family protein gives rise to the protein MMEDEEFNSINIIPFVDIMLVLLTIVLTTSTFIKAELLPIQLPGASEKQSKSIESLIVEIDREERIYLNSKPVDINGLKESINSFDKTTPVTIRADKNIVLQAFVDVLDTVKNTGFEKVTLQTEVLK
- the exbB gene encoding TonB-system energizer ExbB — translated: MELTKLFVDYGIIGFLIFMSIVSLSIAMERFLVYRNIRSDDFIKRKSLELALTRKIHLIATIGSNAPYIGLLGTVLGIMFTFYNIGEEGYMETGKIMTGLALALKATAIGLLVAIPSVALHNFLLRKAKVILMEWEINNDGR
- a CDS encoding TonB-dependent copper receptor; this translates as MKKSLVLSALFLLWLMPVWAENTTDNRETIIKMEPIIVEDTQISEPARSRLIISERAKGPVSDGGDLLTTIPGISSARMGGHGVDPVVRGQSHNRLNILLDGAYVHGGCPNRMDPPSSYGPSETYDEVEVIKGFQTVQQGGGGSGGTVLFKRNTERFTEGEWYRGRAGGGYRGNADGREGFADLSVGNTQGYLRIIGNYDNSENYEDGDGHSVRSAYEVSTGNVMLGWTPDDETRVEFGYEATDTDDVYFAGAGMDSPYTLHDVYRLKFNRGLSFGAIQKVSGRVSYSDLKHQMDNYSLRTPPMAMMHMKAPSTSDTLSGRLDFDAVHGDFLTNFGIDYQSNKRDAVRYRGNARDNVNAINSFLWPDVRLQTIGLYGESEWIMSYNRRIKIGLRYDHVRATADKADRTPTDTLGMLAKLSASGLYTIYYGGSSRSEIENNISGMVRFEQDYLQGKGTFYTTLSRSVRTADATERYMASNNNMTESSRWVGNPFIDPEKHHQIEIGTRCKTESWGFDSNVYYNRISDFIMRTRDHGASAAGNNATIYRNVSAYLIGSEISLNRYWTEHLFSGASLAYVYGENLREDRPLAQIPPLEVSVTTDYKKRNWSVGGKVLMVNRQSRVDDTTSIGSGLDARKTPGYAVADLYGSYTFDMGARIKFGVDNLFDKTTLNI
- a CDS encoding ATP-grasp domain-containing protein, producing the protein MKIAVVYNRESQKVINLFGIPNREKYGLKAIKRITDSLKKGKHQAIALEGDKDLIDNLEEFMPRVLKGEQPGMVFNLSYGIQGQARYTHVPSILEMIGIPYVGSGPLAHSLALDKVVAKMMFVQNNLPTPPFAVVTNPDFEMPDLAFPLIVKPKNEAVSLGIKIVNSEQELRDATQVIFDAFSQPVLVESYIEGREINVGILGNNPPLVFEPAEICFGESGPKIYTYEDKTRNSGREISVICPAPIEAGLAARAQQIAIDAFTTLGCYDCARVDMRIDSQNNLYILEINSLPSLGEHGSYVAAAEHMGMDFSALVNRLVDVASARYFDTPNPPEVTGKNQPSDKAAFGFLTNRRDQMEKQVQQWCQISSRTNDPIGIQIAYNELDKKLNELGLKQAPEYSDDPHVWVWQTPAGLEKGTLLIGQLDVPLDIGISTEPFRRDPECLHGEGVGSSRAPLVMLEYALKALKFCRQLKHTHLGIMYYADEGNDTRYSSTAISKVTGLAKQVLVLNPGNIEDKIVTKRRGQRKYRLTVEGKSLKLGQPSKTPDIMLWLFSKLEKISRLSSSKDRIAIAAVDFHTKSFPMLLPHRITATLQMSFPDIRTANKTEEAIHEILKDKSVRWNLAMLSSRPAMKDRRVNARLINSLQSVADHWEIPLGKEASLIPSVAGLVPTNIPVVCGIGPVATKIHTSQSAVQRISLVQRTLLLTEFLINTIEK
- a CDS encoding gamma-glutamyltransferase family protein is translated as MIPVYNKNADTELLELGNRRLTKPQKVSVSKYGMVSTAHYRATELAFDVLNAGGNAMDAAVTAAFALGVCEPAASGLGGQTMMLFYDAQSRKKIALDGSSRAPHRIVPGESNKSELLRGYNASTVPSTPAVLAYALKNYGSLTLKDVLGPVVDLAKKGYEISQLQYDLTKRELKHLRNNTAAPLFLKKGKHPYPVGSLFKQEKLAGTLERMATAGIEDFYLGDIAQMIKADMIANDGLIQADDLAQIPWPVERRPLTTSFENTRVFTMCPPGAGRVLIAMLNILSQFSPKQRDPDTPRGALLLANVIRQTNLDRQDRPIEPNLYHQIDNEHMGRPEYAQRNAKKIKKKLKGKGETTHLSVVDRYGNAVSLTQSIERVYGSFCASAELGFLYNNYMSAFEYNDITHPYYLRPNAVPWASVSPTIFFRGRKPWLVIGSPGSERIASTIIQVLLRLDKHSPYEAVAAPRLFCSLKGKVSLEASRMRDDITDMLASKGFEIDVRDPYSFYLGCVQMIMRSRRGEYIGVADPRRDGSAKGPRL
- a CDS encoding N-formylglutamate amidohydrolase is translated as MNKLPLLISVPHAGLAIPPEVEPFNLLTSDQIIADGDEGAREIYAIEELVNKFITTDIARAFVDMNRKENDFSRDGVVKTHTCWSEPVYKSPLSSEIIKLLLERYYFPYHRQLIDAADKDIILAIDCHTMASAGPPVGPDHGSVRPMVCLSNADGTCHEEWFYLLADCLSETFCCEVSLNKPFKGGYIIRRHSREISWLQLELSRNPSLSIEYKRNAVISALKKWCKTVTKS